The following are encoded in a window of Haloarcula halophila genomic DNA:
- a CDS encoding helicase HerA domain-containing protein: MAETEQITVADTSDGVGGNTDPGRPVNLPVVELLTGRGFITGKSGSGKSNSASVIAEKLLDNGFGLLIVDIDGEYYGLKEEYEILHVGGDEECDIQVTEDHAGKIASLALEQNVPIILDISSFLDEEAAETLLTEVAKQLFAKAKKQKQPFLMLVEECHEWMPEKGSMGEVGKMLIKIGKRGRKHGLGIVGISQRPADVKKDYITQCDWLVWHRLTWNNDTKVVGRILDSTYADAVEDLADGEAFLMTDWAEAVHRVQFRRKQTFDAGATPGLDDFERPELKSVSEDLVSELETISEEQQATENRIQELREELDEKNSRIAELERELQDARDLSRMAEQFTEALVDHVDDYNPGRTAKEEERRRQDRFTDAADGQNAGDDAAAENETPETPSGGGFGDAFGDFVPEEGMDSPPTADANGESAGADAVSANGHGDGDDAESAFAAAMASVGSGSSGASEQADAGGATAQSGTTAPAGDAAAPIDPIDGSVPEAVADLAADIADLEGKTRQMLSFYVEQGPGTPLNAHFSAGGSGDRTAAYARNRTLRLRGLVEHVGRGSYDVRLDQLLDEETATDLPAEQRKEYADRLEGQIVDTEE; encoded by the coding sequence ATGGCAGAGACCGAACAGATAACCGTCGCCGATACGAGCGACGGCGTCGGCGGGAACACCGATCCCGGTCGCCCGGTGAACCTCCCGGTGGTGGAACTGCTCACCGGTCGCGGGTTCATCACCGGCAAGAGCGGGAGCGGGAAGAGCAACTCCGCGAGCGTCATCGCGGAGAAACTGCTCGACAACGGGTTCGGGTTGCTCATCGTCGACATCGACGGGGAGTACTACGGGCTCAAAGAGGAGTACGAGATCCTCCACGTCGGCGGCGACGAGGAGTGTGACATCCAGGTCACCGAGGATCACGCGGGCAAGATCGCGTCGCTCGCACTGGAACAGAACGTCCCGATCATCCTGGACATCTCGTCGTTTCTCGACGAGGAAGCGGCCGAGACGCTGCTGACGGAAGTCGCCAAGCAACTGTTCGCCAAGGCGAAAAAGCAGAAACAGCCGTTCCTGATGCTCGTCGAGGAGTGCCACGAGTGGATGCCCGAGAAGGGGTCGATGGGCGAAGTCGGGAAGATGCTCATCAAGATCGGCAAACGCGGCCGGAAACACGGGCTGGGGATCGTCGGCATCAGCCAGCGGCCGGCCGACGTCAAGAAAGACTACATCACCCAGTGTGACTGGCTCGTCTGGCACCGGCTGACCTGGAACAACGACACCAAGGTCGTCGGGCGGATCCTCGATTCCACATACGCCGATGCCGTCGAGGATCTCGCCGACGGGGAAGCGTTCCTGATGACGGATTGGGCCGAAGCCGTCCACCGGGTCCAGTTTCGCCGCAAGCAGACCTTCGACGCGGGCGCGACGCCGGGCCTCGACGACTTCGAGCGCCCGGAACTGAAGTCCGTCAGCGAGGATCTCGTCTCGGAACTGGAGACGATCAGCGAGGAGCAACAGGCCACCGAGAACCGCATCCAGGAACTACGGGAGGAACTCGACGAGAAGAACTCACGGATCGCGGAACTGGAACGGGAACTCCAGGACGCACGGGACCTCTCGCGGATGGCCGAACAGTTCACCGAGGCACTGGTCGACCACGTCGACGATTACAACCCCGGACGGACCGCGAAAGAAGAGGAACGGAGACGCCAGGACCGGTTCACTGATGCCGCCGACGGACAGAACGCCGGGGACGACGCGGCTGCCGAGAACGAGACACCGGAGACCCCCTCCGGCGGCGGTTTCGGCGACGCGTTCGGCGACTTCGTACCCGAGGAAGGGATGGACAGCCCGCCGACCGCCGACGCTAACGGCGAATCCGCCGGAGCGGACGCGGTGTCAGCCAACGGCCACGGGGACGGCGACGACGCCGAGTCCGCCTTCGCCGCGGCGATGGCGTCGGTTGGCAGCGGGTCCTCGGGAGCCAGCGAGCAGGCTGACGCCGGCGGTGCGACCGCCCAGAGTGGGACCACGGCTCCGGCCGGCGACGCGGCCGCACCGATCGATCCGATCGACGGCTCGGTCCCGGAGGCTGTCGCGGATCTCGCTGCCGACATCGCCGATCTGGAGGGGAAGACGCGGCAGATGCTTTCCTTCTACGTCGAACAAGGTCCCGGGACGCCGTTGAACGCACACTTCTCGGCCGGTGGCTCGGGGGACCGAACTGCAGCCTACGCCCGGAACCGAACCCTCAGGCTTCGCGGACTCGTCGAACACGTCGGGCGTGGCTCTTACGACGTGCGACTGGACCAGCTCCTCGACGAGGAGACGGCGACGGATCTCCCCGCCGAACAGCGCAAGGAGTACGCCGACAGACTCGAAGGACAGATCGTCGACACCGAGGAGTAG
- the tpiA gene encoding triose-phosphate isomerase, whose amino-acid sequence MFVLVNLKAYPCDPIEVATAAADVSDDAGVRVAVAPQAAHIESVAETGVETWAQHVSPVEHGSHTGSTLAEAVADAGAVGTLLNHSENRLKLADIDGSLDAADRVGLETIVCANNPAQIGAAAALGPDAVAVEPPELIGTGTPVSKADPDIVTRAVDAAARVDGDVDVLCGAGISTGEDLVSASDLGASGVLLASGVAKADDPRAALEDLVEPLV is encoded by the coding sequence ATGTTCGTTCTCGTCAATCTGAAGGCGTACCCGTGTGATCCGATCGAGGTCGCGACTGCAGCAGCGGATGTCAGCGACGACGCTGGTGTCCGCGTCGCCGTTGCACCCCAGGCGGCACACATCGAGTCCGTCGCCGAGACGGGCGTCGAGACGTGGGCACAGCACGTCAGCCCGGTCGAACACGGCAGCCACACCGGCAGCACGCTGGCCGAGGCCGTCGCCGACGCCGGTGCCGTCGGGACCCTGCTTAACCACTCGGAGAACCGGCTCAAACTGGCAGACATCGACGGCTCCCTGGACGCTGCCGACCGAGTCGGGCTGGAGACGATCGTCTGTGCGAACAACCCGGCACAGATCGGTGCCGCGGCCGCGCTCGGCCCGGACGCCGTCGCCGTCGAACCGCCGGAACTCATCGGGACTGGGACGCCGGTCAGCAAGGCCGACCCCGACATCGTCACCCGCGCTGTCGACGCGGCCGCTCGGGTCGACGGTGACGTGGACGTGCTGTGTGGCGCAGGAATCTCCACCGGCGAGGACCTCGTCTCGGCGAGTGACCTCGGCGCGTCCGGGGTCCTGCTGGCGAGCGGCGTCGCGAAGGCGGACGACCCGCGGGCCGCACTCGAAGACCTCGTCGAACCGCTGGTCTGA
- a CDS encoding response regulator, which translates to MNRGAGGTQTVLIVEDEQHLADLYTDYLATAEYDVVTAYGGEEAIELLDREPDIVLLDRRMPVVSGNEVLAEIEESSVDCQIAMVTAVNPDFEIIEMGVDDYIVKPVTRDELVEVVERLEKIADYNDQLRRLTTKKLKRNVLQLEKTESELRESDQYNRLQSDIDEIETSVDALADELDVEEEDLRL; encoded by the coding sequence GTGAACCGTGGCGCTGGGGGAACACAGACGGTCCTGATCGTCGAAGACGAACAGCATCTCGCCGACCTCTACACCGACTATCTCGCGACAGCGGAGTACGACGTGGTGACCGCTTACGGTGGCGAAGAGGCGATCGAACTCCTCGACCGCGAGCCGGATATCGTGCTCTTGGACCGACGGATGCCCGTCGTCTCCGGCAACGAGGTCCTGGCCGAGATCGAAGAGAGTAGCGTGGACTGCCAGATCGCGATGGTCACGGCGGTGAACCCGGACTTCGAGATCATCGAGATGGGCGTCGACGACTACATCGTGAAGCCGGTCACGCGCGACGAGTTGGTCGAGGTGGTCGAGCGCCTGGAGAAGATCGCGGATTACAACGACCAGCTCCGACGGCTGACGACGAAGAAACTCAAACGGAACGTCCTCCAACTGGAGAAGACCGAATCGGAACTCCGTGAGAGCGACCAGTACAACCGACTCCAATCGGATATCGACGAGATCGAAACGAGCGTGGATGCACTCGCCGACGAACTCGACGTCGAGGAAGAAGACCTCAGACTCTAG
- a CDS encoding multiprotein bridging factor aMBF1, which translates to MVQCEMCGKEVSSPNRVKIEGAELDVCDECTDFGTEVTTEDSSTTSTKYSTSSSGSDSSSSTASSANSSSSGGGRRRDMFDEMDEVAQDYDQRIRNARESDGMSQEDLARKLNEKASLIRKLERGDTLPTDEIQTKLERELGISLSEGGSSEENEWSSGESQGSYTLGDMVERKD; encoded by the coding sequence ATGGTCCAGTGCGAGATGTGCGGCAAGGAGGTCTCGTCTCCGAACCGCGTCAAGATCGAGGGTGCTGAACTCGACGTCTGCGACGAGTGTACCGACTTCGGCACGGAGGTCACGACCGAGGATTCCTCCACGACGTCGACGAAGTACTCGACGTCCTCCAGTGGGTCGGACAGTTCGTCCTCGACCGCTTCGAGTGCGAACTCGTCCAGTTCCGGCGGTGGCCGTCGCCGTGACATGTTCGACGAGATGGACGAGGTGGCCCAGGACTACGACCAGCGGATCCGGAACGCCCGTGAATCCGACGGGATGAGCCAGGAGGACCTCGCACGGAAGCTCAACGAGAAGGCGAGTCTCATCCGGAAACTCGAACGCGGGGATACGCTCCCGACCGACGAGATCCAGACGAAACTCGAACGCGAACTGGGAATCTCACTGAGCGAGGGGGGAAGCAGTGAGGAGAACGAGTGGTCGAGTGGCGAGAGCCAGGGGAGCTACACCCTCGGGGACATGGTCGAACGCAAAGACTAG